The Virgibacillus phasianinus genome includes a window with the following:
- a CDS encoding DUF1206 domain-containing protein: protein MDNIINKIRIFLKRKDAGDNVKPWIRWYSRIGFSAKGFVYILIGLISMMTAVGIGEKNGKRGAIAAIASKPYGEAILWFVVLGLTGYITWLVTQVLIEPDYHGSKFKGFFIRVGYFFSASFYVGLGIKFAMIAIHSGHTGHQKELWMGKALDIPIGRFAIGITGISIVIFAVIQALYGIRGTFTNKLKTRQMRPKEWFIMKLIGRIGFVARGITFGVLGGFLMHSGWTSESSQAMGIDGALAKIADEPYGQLLLGIISLGLFLYGVFEVLEGKNRNIRIKR from the coding sequence ATGGACAACATAATAAATAAAATACGAATTTTTTTAAAAAGGAAAGATGCCGGGGATAATGTAAAGCCATGGATCAGATGGTATTCAAGGATAGGGTTTTCGGCAAAAGGATTTGTTTACATATTAATTGGGTTAATTTCCATGATGACAGCAGTGGGCATCGGCGAAAAAAACGGGAAGCGTGGGGCGATTGCTGCCATTGCGAGTAAGCCGTATGGAGAGGCCATTTTATGGTTCGTCGTTTTGGGACTTACCGGCTATATAACATGGCTAGTTACCCAGGTATTAATTGAACCGGATTACCATGGATCTAAGTTTAAAGGCTTTTTCATTCGGGTTGGTTATTTCTTTTCAGCATCGTTTTATGTAGGACTGGGTATCAAGTTTGCTATGATTGCTATTCATTCTGGTCATACGGGACATCAGAAAGAACTTTGGATGGGAAAGGCTTTGGATATACCAATCGGACGTTTTGCCATTGGGATAACCGGAATAAGTATTGTAATTTTTGCAGTCATTCAGGCACTTTACGGAATCAGAGGGACATTCACAAATAAATTGAAGACCCGTCAGATGCGCCCGAAAGAATGGTTTATTATGAAGCTTATCGGCAGAATCGGATTTGTTGCCAGAGGCATTACATTTGGTGTACTGGGTGGTTTCCTTATGCATTCCGGCTGGACATCGGAATCAAGCCAAGCAATGGGAATTGATGGTGCGTTGGCGAAAATAGCAGACGAGCCATATGGGCAACTGTTACTTGGAATTATATCATTGGGCCTTTTTCTTTACGGCGTTTTTGAAGTGTTAGAAGGAAAAAATCGTAACATAAGGATCAAGAGATAA
- a CDS encoding diacylglycerol/lipid kinase family protein, with protein sequence MIRYKNGLFLYNSNAGNDDIEQKLAQTLPTISKSVKDLSVIQTETIEEVKQTCIQYSESADIIIVLGGDGTIHACINSIAPLEKRPIIGILPGGTCNDFSRMLGTSQNLKLAAEGIAQGEIVDVDLGKTGDRYFLNFWGIGFVSEASRNINPDQKKSLGVLSYYLSTLRTVNQAETFTYKLTTKSETYEGEAVLILMLNGRFIGAKELPVTTADPSDGKLDVIIIKTSNLASFREFLSMNKPTTDPDQLSELIHFQAASVKIDTDTAKDVDMDGEINGSTPASITILPKHVRFVKGTETI encoded by the coding sequence ATGATACGGTATAAGAATGGGTTATTTTTATATAACAGTAATGCCGGAAATGATGATATTGAACAAAAGCTTGCTCAAACATTGCCAACTATTTCTAAATCGGTTAAAGACTTGTCTGTCATTCAGACAGAAACAATTGAAGAAGTGAAACAGACATGCATCCAATATTCTGAGTCTGCGGATATAATTATTGTTCTAGGCGGTGATGGAACAATTCATGCGTGTATAAATAGCATTGCACCACTTGAAAAAAGGCCAATTATCGGTATTTTGCCTGGTGGTACATGTAATGACTTCAGCCGTATGCTGGGGACATCCCAGAATCTGAAACTAGCAGCAGAAGGAATAGCACAAGGTGAAATTGTTGATGTTGACCTTGGCAAGACTGGTGACAGATATTTTCTTAACTTCTGGGGTATTGGTTTTGTTTCAGAGGCCTCACGGAATATAAATCCGGACCAGAAGAAAAGTCTTGGAGTACTCAGCTATTATCTGAGTACATTGCGGACCGTTAATCAAGCTGAAACATTCACCTACAAACTAACAACAAAGAGCGAAACATATGAAGGCGAAGCAGTCCTTATCCTAATGCTGAATGGCCGGTTTATTGGGGCTAAAGAACTCCCCGTAACAACCGCAGATCCAAGTGATGGAAAACTGGATGTTATCATCATAAAAACGTCAAATCTTGCTTCCTTCCGTGAATTTTTATCAATGAATAAACCAACCACAGATCCTGATCAACTCTCAGAATTAATTCACTTTCAAGCAGCCAGCGTGAAAATAGATACAGACACTGCAAAGGATGTGGACATGGATGGAGAAATAAATGGATCAACACCAGCCTCCATTACAATACTTCCTAAACATGTTCGTTTTGTTAAAGGGACAGAAACCATTTAG
- a CDS encoding PepSY domain-containing protein has protein sequence MGKKKKITAGAIIAAAVLGFGIYNSSTSQAQASMSSDDIRKLVEDQYPGKITELELDKEKNKAVYEVEISGKDKEYELKLDGSTGEVLHLQEKPISKDQPDDTDADDDKDVKAEKQQNNDTKAANKAVIEYNKAEEIARKEFDGKVTSIELDEDDGHLIYEVEVKKGKKEAEIDINAYTGEVIVVSIEQDED, from the coding sequence ATGGGTAAAAAGAAAAAGATTACAGCAGGAGCAATTATTGCAGCAGCTGTTCTGGGATTCGGTATTTACAATTCATCAACATCACAGGCTCAAGCGTCCATGTCATCAGATGATATTCGGAAGCTGGTAGAGGATCAGTATCCAGGAAAAATTACTGAGCTGGAGTTGGATAAAGAAAAGAACAAGGCAGTATACGAAGTTGAAATTTCAGGTAAAGATAAAGAGTATGAATTAAAGCTTGATGGAAGTACTGGCGAGGTGCTTCACTTGCAGGAAAAGCCAATTTCCAAGGATCAGCCGGACGATACTGATGCAGATGATGATAAAGATGTAAAGGCGGAAAAACAGCAAAATAATGATACAAAAGCTGCAAATAAAGCCGTTATTGAGTATAATAAGGCCGAGGAAATCGCACGCAAGGAGTTTGATGGAAAGGTAACAAGTATAGAGCTTGACGAAGATGATGGCCATTTAATCTATGAAGTCGAAGTGAAAAAGGGTAAAAAAGAAGCTGAAATAGATATTAACGCATATACAGGAGAGGTCATTGTAGTTTCCATCGAACAGGATGAAGATTAG
- a CDS encoding HAMP domain-containing sensor histidine kinase, producing MKLRTKIQLFSSVFMLVLILLVNTSIYYFFYKLSVENELEQLNAQTETITSTLNENPGIAKSKLLRAYLPTNGMIRAIDEQGNLLSTVTKHSAYTSLPIQFSNSEIHEVIRRDNHADAAVIAKPVIWNNGNVVTLQISKHLTGLEHTMQTLLYVVIGASIIMLIPTIIAGRIVSGFILKPIQALIHTMNANKKKDEWRKIPVRHHSKDELYQMEKTFNEMIDHLRTNFDKQEQFVSDASHELKTPIAIVKSYAQLLERRGLERPEVFHESVGAIESEADRMQKLVEQLLLLAKSKSDSTLTDVNLVDLCLDVVAVFNGAYDRSIKTNIERDTIVVRANAEQLKQVFYSLIDNACKYSDDEVTVTISTDNGNVIVGVQDCGQGIPEAEQAAIFDRFYRVDKARNRENGGTGLGLAIAKAIVEVHQGKLTVSSQLNKGSTFIVVLPVVRRN from the coding sequence ATGAAGCTTCGAACAAAGATCCAGTTATTTTCAAGTGTATTCATGCTGGTGTTAATACTATTAGTCAATACATCAATCTATTACTTTTTTTATAAATTGTCTGTTGAAAATGAATTAGAGCAATTAAATGCACAAACCGAAACAATAACCAGTACATTAAATGAAAATCCTGGTATTGCTAAAAGCAAGTTATTGCGTGCCTATTTACCAACAAATGGAATGATCCGGGCTATTGATGAACAGGGGAATTTGCTTAGTACTGTAACGAAGCACAGTGCATATACAAGTCTGCCAATTCAATTTTCAAACAGTGAAATACATGAAGTTATCAGGCGTGACAATCATGCTGATGCAGCAGTTATTGCTAAACCGGTTATCTGGAATAACGGAAATGTGGTTACTTTACAGATATCCAAACATTTGACAGGGCTTGAACATACGATGCAAACACTATTGTATGTTGTAATCGGTGCTTCGATCATTATGCTAATTCCAACTATTATTGCCGGAAGAATCGTGAGTGGTTTCATTTTAAAACCAATTCAGGCATTGATTCATACGATGAACGCCAATAAAAAAAAGGACGAGTGGAGAAAGATTCCAGTACGCCATCATTCCAAGGATGAATTATATCAAATGGAGAAAACATTCAACGAAATGATCGATCATCTGAGAACAAATTTTGATAAACAGGAACAATTTGTTTCGGATGCTTCCCACGAATTGAAAACGCCGATAGCCATAGTCAAAAGCTATGCACAGCTTCTGGAACGAAGAGGATTGGAAAGACCGGAAGTTTTTCATGAATCGGTTGGGGCAATCGAATCTGAAGCGGATCGCATGCAGAAATTGGTGGAACAATTGCTGCTTCTTGCAAAAAGTAAGAGTGACAGCACATTAACAGATGTGAACCTCGTGGATTTGTGTTTAGATGTAGTTGCTGTATTTAATGGTGCGTATGATCGCTCCATCAAGACAAACATCGAACGTGATACAATAGTTGTCAGAGCTAATGCTGAACAACTTAAACAGGTCTTCTATAGCTTAATTGATAACGCATGTAAATATAGTGATGATGAGGTTACCGTAACCATCTCAACGGATAATGGGAATGTCATTGTTGGAGTTCAGGATTGTGGCCAGGGAATCCCGGAAGCAGAACAGGCAGCCATTTTCGACCGCTTTTATCGGGTTGATAAGGCGAGAAATAGAGAAAATGGGGGGACAGGTCTAGGACTTGCTATTGCCAAAGCAATTGTAGAGGTACATCAGGGTAAGCTAACTGTATCAAGTCAGCTGAATAAGGGAAGTACATTTATCGTTGTTTTGCCAGTTGTGAGAAGGAATTAA
- a CDS encoding response regulator transcription factor, with product MNRPAILIVEDEKKLSRVLQLELEYENYQTQIADNGTDALQLIETKNWDLVLLDIMLPELSGLEVLRRIRRNDQQTPVILLTARDQVYDKVSGLDSGANDYVTKPFQIEELLARVRVHLRQQNKKNKLYTGDLHVDLNTRQVIRSSSEIELTPREFDLLIYLLQNKNIVLTREQLIEKVWGYDYAGDTNVVDVYIRYLRQKIDKDFDQKYIHTIRGVGYMIKDPSE from the coding sequence ATGAACCGGCCAGCTATTTTAATTGTTGAAGATGAGAAAAAACTCAGCAGAGTCCTGCAATTGGAACTTGAATATGAAAATTATCAGACACAAATTGCGGATAACGGAACAGATGCCCTTCAATTGATTGAAACAAAGAATTGGGATCTGGTATTACTTGATATCATGCTGCCCGAGTTAAGTGGATTAGAAGTGCTGCGGCGGATTAGGCGTAACGATCAACAGACCCCGGTTATACTACTGACTGCTCGTGATCAGGTTTATGACAAGGTCAGCGGTCTGGATTCAGGGGCAAATGATTATGTAACAAAACCATTTCAAATTGAAGAACTTTTGGCACGTGTCAGGGTTCATTTGCGACAACAGAACAAGAAAAATAAATTATATACTGGTGACCTTCATGTTGATTTAAATACCAGACAAGTTATCCGCTCTTCTTCAGAAATCGAATTAACGCCGCGTGAATTTGATTTACTTATATACCTATTGCAAAACAAAAATATTGTTCTGACCCGTGAACAATTAATTGAAAAGGTATGGGGATATGACTATGCCGGCGACACGAATGTTGTTGATGTTTATATCCGGTACCTGCGTCAAAAGATTGATAAAGATTTTGATCAAAAATATATTCATACAATTCGTGGTGTTGGCTACATGATCAAGGATCCATCAGAATGA
- a CDS encoding VOC family protein — protein MLALDHIVVAATNAEELSAMYGNQFTIKSIKGGQHNDWGTHNYLSYFSNDSYIEWLGSYDKDKSNKADNPLIKHLMHVLDHNIVGPFQFALRTTQLDDYVDHFIEQDIPFEGPISAMREKPDGSLLKWRMLFPTYDHESEVLPFLIEWDDPREAYPDTSLLNTQTIRQINYGGIDRETFTKIYQLKPKKLNKNHFPLQNSKIFFTDNKKLEFDLI, from the coding sequence ATGCTAGCACTTGATCATATTGTTGTTGCTGCTACAAATGCAGAGGAGTTAAGTGCAATGTACGGAAATCAATTCACGATTAAATCAATAAAGGGTGGTCAGCATAATGACTGGGGCACCCATAATTATTTGTCCTATTTCTCAAATGATAGTTATATAGAATGGTTGGGATCTTATGATAAGGACAAATCAAATAAAGCAGATAATCCATTAATTAAACATCTCATGCATGTTCTTGATCATAATATTGTTGGGCCGTTTCAGTTTGCACTGCGCACCACTCAACTTGATGATTACGTTGATCATTTTATCGAGCAGGATATCCCATTTGAGGGTCCCATTTCTGCAATGCGTGAGAAACCCGACGGATCCCTATTGAAGTGGCGAATGCTATTTCCAACTTATGACCACGAATCGGAGGTATTACCTTTTTTGATTGAATGGGACGATCCAAGAGAAGCCTATCCAGATACAAGCCTGTTAAACACCCAAACCATCAGGCAAATAAATTATGGCGGCATCGACAGAGAAACTTTCACAAAGATTTATCAGCTCAAACCAAAAAAACTAAATAAAAATCATTTTCCATTACAAAACAGCAAAATATTCTTTACCGATAATAAAAAACTGGAATTTGATTTAATTTAA
- a CDS encoding thioredoxin family protein — MEYIKTEDKFNEVIQSDQPVIVKFFADWCPDCKRMDMFIGDVIEEFKGYNWYQLNSDKVKGLAEKYEVMGIPSILIFKNGEKIAHQHSAYTKSPESVSEFLHEQLDK, encoded by the coding sequence ATGGAATATATCAAAACCGAAGATAAATTTAATGAGGTTATCCAAAGTGATCAACCTGTTATTGTAAAGTTTTTTGCGGATTGGTGTCCAGATTGTAAGCGTATGGATATGTTTATCGGTGATGTTATAGAGGAATTTAAAGGTTACAATTGGTATCAATTAAATAGTGATAAGGTAAAAGGACTGGCTGAAAAATACGAGGTGATGGGAATCCCGAGTATATTAATTTTTAAAAACGGTGAAAAAATTGCCCATCAGCACAGTGCATATACCAAATCTCCTGAATCTGTAAGCGAATTTCTACACGAACAACTTGATAAATAA
- a CDS encoding DUF368 domain-containing protein, protein MEWKNIYRGMLMGASDVIPGVSGGTIAVLLGIYDRLIAAINGIFSRDWKKQLGFLIPLGIGVGIAILLLSRLIEWLFEHYAGPTQFFFLGLIIGIMPYLFHEADAKQTFRVKHYILIVIGAIIVGSMAFLQAGEPGVIENIATSTYILLFFSGIIASSAMILPGISGSFMLLIIGVYPTIIGAISNLQLDIIAVTGVGIVIGILVMSKIINFFLENYRHATFALIIGLVIGSIFVVFPGFPANTSFLIASVVTFATGLLVAYILGRVEY, encoded by the coding sequence ATGGAGTGGAAAAATATTTATCGTGGTATGTTAATGGGGGCAAGTGATGTTATCCCTGGTGTAAGTGGTGGTACAATTGCTGTTTTGTTAGGTATTTATGATCGATTAATAGCAGCAATTAATGGGATATTCAGCAGGGATTGGAAAAAGCAGCTTGGCTTTTTGATTCCGCTTGGCATTGGCGTAGGGATCGCAATTCTGTTGTTAAGCAGGTTAATAGAATGGTTGTTTGAACATTATGCGGGGCCGACGCAATTCTTTTTCCTTGGATTAATTATTGGCATAATGCCTTATTTGTTCCATGAAGCTGATGCGAAACAGACATTTCGTGTAAAGCATTATATATTAATCGTAATTGGTGCTATTATTGTTGGTTCAATGGCATTTTTGCAAGCCGGGGAACCGGGTGTTATTGAAAACATTGCAACATCAACTTATATTCTGCTGTTTTTCTCAGGAATTATTGCCAGCAGTGCGATGATTTTGCCGGGGATCAGTGGATCGTTTATGCTGCTAATCATAGGGGTTTATCCTACAATTATCGGTGCGATAAGTAATCTGCAATTGGATATTATTGCGGTAACTGGCGTTGGAATTGTTATTGGGATTCTAGTTATGAGCAAAATTATTAATTTCTTTTTGGAGAACTATCGCCATGCGACGTTCGCACTTATAATCGGTTTGGTAATTGGCTCCATCTTTGTTGTATTCCCAGGGTTTCCTGCAAATACTTCATTCCTGATTGCAAGTGTAGTTACGTTTGCAACTGGCCTGCTTGTAGCCTATATACTTGGAAGAGTGGAATATTAG
- a CDS encoding CapA family protein, which produces MFRYRAGFLLLFCLCFLVTACTNDERNYQAKNTSGNETKIHEKSIDTDFLTTEVHEITLSAIGDMLIHETVYQDAFNGTTYNFNPMLDKVAPFLQQSTITMANQETMIGGTDIGLSTYPSFNSPKTMGDALKDAGIDVVTIANNHTLDRGESAILSAISYWDKIGMMYTGAFKSPKDQRKIRVMQTEEDISVAFLAYTYGTNGIPDPEGKEYLVNRIDKEKIASDIKKAKKLSDVIVLSLHFGNQYERMPSQEQKDLVQFAADHGVQVVIGHHPHVLQPVDWVEGENGNKTFVAYSLGNFLSGQDEFYNRIGGMVRFTIQKTVSEDDGTKIDIVSPKFMPTFVDYQHETEFEVIPMYQLTNKILPDAKKHYKEIKKHMSQWMPELEFIEKEN; this is translated from the coding sequence ATGTTTCGATACAGGGCCGGCTTTTTATTGTTATTTTGTCTATGTTTTTTGGTAACGGCCTGTACAAATGATGAACGTAACTATCAGGCAAAAAACACATCTGGAAATGAGACAAAGATTCATGAAAAAAGCATTGATACTGATTTTTTAACAACAGAGGTTCATGAAATCACTCTTTCAGCAATTGGAGATATGCTGATCCATGAAACCGTCTACCAGGATGCTTTTAATGGAACAACCTATAACTTTAATCCAATGCTGGATAAAGTAGCGCCCTTCCTGCAGCAATCGACCATTACAATGGCAAATCAGGAAACGATGATTGGCGGAACAGATATCGGATTATCAACATACCCCTCATTCAACAGCCCGAAGACAATGGGGGATGCATTAAAAGATGCTGGCATTGATGTTGTTACGATTGCCAATAATCATACACTTGATCGAGGAGAAAGCGCAATCCTCAGCGCCATTTCTTATTGGGATAAGATTGGCATGATGTATACTGGTGCCTTTAAAAGCCCAAAAGATCAGCGGAAAATACGTGTCATGCAAACAGAAGAAGATATTTCCGTTGCTTTTCTCGCGTATACATATGGTACCAATGGAATTCCGGATCCAGAGGGAAAGGAATATTTGGTGAATAGAATAGACAAGGAAAAGATTGCGTCAGATATAAAAAAGGCCAAGAAGCTATCCGATGTTATTGTGCTGAGCCTTCACTTTGGGAATCAATATGAGAGAATGCCAAGTCAGGAACAAAAAGACCTGGTTCAGTTTGCGGCAGATCATGGAGTACAGGTTGTAATTGGGCACCACCCCCATGTTCTGCAGCCGGTTGACTGGGTAGAAGGTGAGAATGGTAACAAAACCTTTGTCGCTTATTCACTTGGAAACTTTTTGTCCGGGCAGGATGAATTTTATAATAGAATTGGCGGTATGGTAAGGTTCACTATTCAAAAGACAGTTAGTGAAGATGATGGAACCAAAATTGACATTGTGTCACCGAAGTTTATGCCAACCTTTGTTGATTATCAGCATGAAACAGAATTTGAAGTGATACCGATGTACCAGTTAACAAATAAAATCCTTCCAGATGCCAAAAAGCATTATAAGGAAATAAAAAAACATATGTCCCAGTGGATGCCTGAACTGGAGTTTATTGAGAAAGAAAATTGA
- a CDS encoding DUF2254 domain-containing protein, with protein sequence MNQTKFWIKIRGSFWFIPAVYGVASFLLFALITTVDGWLVASFKDDIPQILLTTSKVAIDLYASLVTGILTMTTISFSVIMVVLTTYSTQFSPRTLQDFMKSRTTQHVLGVYCLGFIFALLHLLTAGKESAVIGPIIVVIVAIVNLAFFVYFIHHSARWIQVNNLIGKIRNDGALVIKKTYREPTFLAYEDWDKDELKELQSYNKRAIYAYDSGYIQKIEWAELMKQATSQGCILEVHAQVGDFVAKGLPIMSVIETEECRDNHQFKQFLVIGNERTDLDDVEFMLQKLVEIALRAISPAVNDPHTAINCLNRIGALLSEIGEVYHENKYFADHKKKLRVICKPKKFEEYLYISFYQIRHYGKSDVSIVYAMIEVLYNIAIVSKKSIKKKVWRFHYYIMDVVDWDRLSDLDRDHLQEIYKKFEAYCTTG encoded by the coding sequence ATGAATCAAACAAAATTTTGGATAAAAATACGCGGTAGTTTCTGGTTTATCCCAGCCGTTTATGGTGTCGCTTCGTTTCTGTTGTTTGCTCTAATAACGACAGTCGATGGTTGGCTTGTGGCAAGTTTCAAAGATGATATTCCACAAATACTGCTTACAACTAGCAAGGTAGCAATTGATTTATATGCATCGCTTGTAACAGGTATTTTAACGATGACGACTATTAGTTTTTCTGTAATTATGGTTGTTTTAACCACCTATTCCACACAGTTTTCCCCACGGACTCTGCAGGATTTTATGAAGAGCAGAACAACCCAGCATGTGCTGGGAGTCTATTGCTTGGGCTTCATTTTTGCACTCTTGCATCTGTTGACAGCTGGAAAAGAGTCCGCAGTTATTGGGCCAATCATTGTGGTGATTGTTGCAATCGTAAATTTGGCATTTTTCGTTTACTTTATTCATCATTCAGCAAGATGGATACAAGTAAACAATCTTATTGGCAAGATTAGAAATGATGGTGCACTGGTAATCAAAAAGACGTATAGGGAACCCACCTTTTTAGCATATGAGGATTGGGACAAAGATGAATTAAAGGAATTGCAGTCGTACAATAAACGAGCCATTTATGCTTATGATTCCGGTTATATTCAAAAGATTGAGTGGGCTGAGCTGATGAAACAAGCGACAAGCCAGGGATGTATTTTGGAGGTTCATGCACAGGTTGGTGATTTCGTTGCAAAAGGTTTACCGATCATGAGTGTTATTGAAACTGAAGAATGTAGGGATAATCATCAATTTAAACAGTTTCTAGTAATTGGCAATGAACGGACTGATCTTGATGATGTAGAATTTATGCTGCAGAAATTAGTAGAAATCGCATTGCGCGCAATTTCCCCAGCAGTTAATGACCCGCATACAGCCATTAATTGTCTGAATCGAATCGGAGCGCTGCTAAGTGAAATTGGGGAAGTCTATCACGAAAATAAATATTTTGCTGATCATAAGAAAAAATTAAGGGTCATTTGCAAACCCAAAAAATTTGAAGAGTATCTCTATATATCGTTTTATCAAATTCGACATTATGGCAAGTCCGACGTTTCAATAGTTTATGCGATGATTGAGGTCTTGTACAATATAGCGATTGTAAGTAAAAAATCAATCAAGAAAAAAGTATGGAGATTTCACTATTACATTATGGATGTCGTGGACTGGGATAGGTTATCTGATTTGGACAGGGATCATTTACAGGAGATATACAAAAAGTTCGAGGCATACTGTACCACTGGTTAA
- a CDS encoding class F sortase: MRKIITILLLTVLVGCGNMHSADSPQPEQKDNQDNTTEKKSVDQPDTEMKSMTMEKKKEEKSFYSDAFAEPIKGIVPDKISIESIGAEASVEKVGLQDNGKMGVPEDYNNAGWYQSGAKPGEQGSAVIAGHVNTPEGEGIFWDLHKLEAGDEVKVTGKSGETRIFEVVDKKAFDLGEAPVEQIFGYTPRKMLNLITCTGEYNYDIGTHNQRLVVYTELKEDSK; the protein is encoded by the coding sequence ATGCGGAAAATAATAACTATATTATTGCTAACAGTATTAGTTGGTTGTGGGAACATGCATAGCGCTGATTCCCCGCAACCTGAACAAAAAGACAATCAGGATAATACCACTGAAAAAAAATCAGTAGATCAGCCGGACACGGAAATGAAAAGTATGACTATGGAAAAAAAGAAAGAAGAAAAAAGTTTTTACTCAGATGCTTTTGCTGAACCAATAAAAGGAATTGTACCTGATAAAATTTCAATAGAAAGCATTGGTGCTGAAGCCTCAGTTGAAAAAGTTGGCCTACAGGACAATGGCAAAATGGGTGTGCCAGAGGACTATAATAATGCGGGCTGGTACCAATCAGGCGCAAAACCTGGTGAACAGGGAAGTGCTGTAATTGCAGGGCATGTAAATACACCAGAGGGTGAAGGAATCTTCTGGGATTTACACAAACTTGAAGCCGGTGATGAAGTAAAAGTAACGGGTAAAAGCGGAGAAACCAGAATTTTTGAAGTGGTTGATAAAAAAGCCTTTGACCTTGGTGAAGCCCCGGTAGAACAGATATTTGGATATACACCAAGAAAAATGTTGAATTTAATTACGTGTACTGGTGAATACAACTATGATATAGGCACACATAACCAGCGCCTTGTGGTATATACCGAATTAAAGGAAGACAGTAAATAG
- a CDS encoding copper amine oxidase, giving the protein MNWKKALVVAPMSAAILFSANGGLVNAETMEKPTVSNAAVDLRANLGSLLSEHGNLAIIAMRKGIEGAEDFEAAKAQLNENTHALADAIASVYGEKAGKAFYDMWHAHVGYFVAYVQGTAKEDEEAKQAALDELSQYRKDFSAFLDKATEGRVEADALAEGLQTHVNQLISAFDAYVAGDYKEAFSNQADARAHLYMTAKGLSSAITAQFPEKFDNKMAVTPAADLRLTLNNILSGHVAFAVTAMQNGIEGEKSMDIFKANAEQLAKNTDKLSAAIGSVYGDEAAAKFKEMWSNHIGYFVDYVKATAAEDDAAKQEALDQLKQYREDFSAFMETATEGNIKADAVSEELQDHVNQLIASFDAYAAGDYEKAYNKFHEGYAYANDISKALSGAIVAQYPDKFASDMPSEMPKTGFAPADNNNDMMMLWILGASALALAVFVAIRKYQSSEEK; this is encoded by the coding sequence ATGAATTGGAAAAAAGCATTAGTCGTAGCACCAATGAGTGCGGCAATTTTATTTTCAGCGAACGGAGGCTTAGTTAACGCAGAAACAATGGAGAAACCAACAGTAAGTAATGCAGCTGTTGATCTCAGGGCTAACTTGGGTTCATTATTATCTGAACACGGAAACTTAGCAATCATTGCAATGCGTAAAGGAATTGAAGGAGCGGAAGATTTCGAAGCAGCAAAAGCACAGCTTAATGAAAATACACATGCATTAGCGGATGCCATTGCTTCTGTATATGGCGAAAAAGCAGGCAAGGCGTTCTATGATATGTGGCATGCACATGTTGGATACTTTGTAGCGTACGTACAAGGAACTGCTAAAGAAGATGAAGAAGCAAAACAAGCAGCATTGGATGAACTTTCCCAATATCGTAAAGACTTCTCAGCATTTCTTGATAAAGCAACGGAAGGTCGTGTTGAAGCGGATGCATTGGCTGAGGGACTGCAAACACACGTTAATCAGTTGATTTCAGCATTTGATGCATATGTAGCTGGCGACTATAAAGAAGCATTTAGTAATCAAGCAGATGCAAGAGCACACTTATATATGACAGCTAAGGGACTTTCAAGTGCTATCACAGCACAATTCCCTGAGAAATTCGATAATAAGATGGCTGTAACACCAGCTGCAGACCTTAGACTAACACTAAATAACATTCTTTCTGGACACGTTGCATTTGCTGTAACAGCGATGCAGAATGGTATCGAAGGCGAAAAATCAATGGATATTTTCAAGGCTAACGCAGAACAGCTAGCTAAAAATACTGATAAACTATCAGCAGCAATCGGATCTGTATATGGTGATGAAGCTGCAGCGAAATTTAAAGAAATGTGGAGCAACCATATTGGTTACTTTGTAGACTATGTAAAAGCGACAGCTGCTGAAGATGATGCGGCGAAACAAGAAGCACTTGATCAGTTAAAACAATATCGTGAAGACTTCTCAGCATTCATGGAAACTGCTACAGAAGGTAACATCAAAGCAGACGCTGTTTCAGAAGAATTACAAGACCATGTTAACCAGCTAATTGCTTCATTTGATGCTTATGCAGCAGGAGACTATGAAAAAGCGTATAACAAGTTCCATGAAGGTTACGCTTATGCTAATGACATTTCAAAAGCACTTTCTGGCGCAATTGTTGCTCAATACCCAGACAAATTTGCTTCTGATATGCCATCTGAAATGCCAAAAACTGGCTTTGCACCAGCAGATAATAACAATGACATGATGATGCTATGGATCTTGGGTGCAAGTGCACTAGCATTAGCAGTATTTGTAGCAATCCGTAAATACCAGTCATCAGAAGAAAAATAA